In Myotis daubentonii chromosome 16, mMyoDau2.1, whole genome shotgun sequence, one DNA window encodes the following:
- the LOC132217790 gene encoding olfactory receptor 3A1-like, which translates to MEAESGANGTAVTEFILLGLVDTLAFLPLVFVLFLFAYLLTVGGNLSILAAILVEPKLHTPMYFFLGNLSVLDVGCITVTVPSMLSRLLSHKRAVPYGACLTQVFFFHLLVGVDCFLLTAMAYDRFLAICRPLTYSARMSQMVQKILVAVSWACAFTNALTHTVAISTLNFCGPNVINHFYCDLPQLFQLSCSSTQLNELLLFGLGILMAGAPVVLIVTSYIHVAAAVLRIRSVEGRKKAFSTCGSHLTVVGIFYGTGIFSYMRLGSVEASDKDKGIGILNTVISPMLNPLIYSLRNPDVQGALRKVLMGKRAPA; encoded by the coding sequence ATGGAAGCAGAATCTGGGGCCAATGGGACAGCCGTCACTGAATTCATCCTGCTGGGCTTGGTGGACACACTGGCGTTCCTACCACTTGTCTTTGTGCTCTTCCTCTTTGCCTACCTGCtcacagttgggggcaacctcagcatcctggctgccatcttggtggAGCCCAAACTCCACacccccatgtacttcttcctgggGAACCTATCAGTGCTGGATGTTGGGTGCATCACAGTCACTGTTCCCTCAATGTTGAGTCGCCTCTTGTCCCACAAGCGTGCAGTTCCCTATGGAGCCTGCCTCACACAGGTTTTCTTCTTCCATCTCCTGGTTGGTGTGGACTGCTTCCTATTGACAGCCATGGCCTATGACCGGTTCCTGGCCATCTGCCGGCCCCTCACCTACAGCGCCCGCATGAGCCAGATGGTTCAGAAGATCCTGGTGGCTGTGTCCTGGGCTTGTGCCTTCACCAATGCACTGACCCACACTGTGGCCATATCCACACTCAACTTCTGTGGTCCCAATGTGATCAATCACTTCTACTGTGACCTGCCACAGCTTTTCCAGCTCTCTTGCTCCAGCACCCAACTCAATGAGCTGCTGCTTTTTGGTCTGGGTATCCTCATGGCCGGCGCACCTGTGGTTCTTATTGTCACCTCCTACATCCACGTGGCAGCTGCAGTCTTGCGAATCCGCTCAGTGGAGGGCAGGAAGAAGGCCTTCTCCACATGTGGCTCCCACCTCACTGTGGTTGGCATCTTCTATGGGACAGGCATCTTCAGCTACATGCGTCTGGGTTCAGTGGAGGCTTCAGACAAGGACAAGGGGATTGGCATCCTCAACACTGTCATCAGCCCTATGCTGAACCCACTCATCTACAGCCTCCGGAACCCTGATGTGCAGGGTGCCCTGCGCAAAGTGCTCATGGGGAAGCGAGCCCCTGCATGA
- the LOC132217791 gene encoding olfactory receptor 3A1, whose protein sequence is MQPKSGANGTAVTEFILLGLVDTPGFLPLVFVLFLFAYLLTVGGNLSILAAILVEPKLHTPMYFFLGNLSVLDVGCITVTVPSMLSRLLSHKRAVPYGACLTQVFFFHLLVGVDCFLLTAMAYDRFLAICRPLTYSARMSQMVQKILVAVSWACAFTNALTHTVAISTLNFCGPNVINHFYCDLPQLFQLSCSSTQLNELLLFAVGFIMAGTPMALIVTSYAHVAAAVLRIRSVEGRKKAFSTCGSHLTVVAIFYGSGVFNYMRLGSTKLSDKDKAVGIFNTVINPMLNPVIYSLRNPDVQGALWRVITGKRALT, encoded by the coding sequence ATGCAGCCAAAATCTGGGGCCAATGGAACAGCCGTCACTGAATTCATCCTGCTGGGCTTGGTGGACACACCGGGGTTCCTACCACTTGTCTTTGTGCTCTTCCTCTTTGCCTACCTGCtcacagttgggggcaacctcagcatcctggctgccatcttggtggAGCCCAAACTCCACacccccatgtacttcttcctgggGAACCTATCAGTGCTGGATGTTGGGTGCATCACAGTCACTGTTCCCTCAATGTTGAGTCGCCTCTTGTCCCACAAGCGTGCAGTTCCCTATGGAGCCTGCCTCACACAGGTTTTCTTCTTCCATCTCCTGGTTGGTGTGGACTGCTTCCTATTGACAGCCATGGCCTATGACCGGTTCCTGGCCATCTGCCGGCCCCTCACCTACAGCGCCCGCATGAGCCAGATGGTTCAGAAGATCCTGGTGGCTGTGTCCTGGGCTTGTGCCTTCACCAATGCACTGACCCACACTGTGGCCATATCCACACTCAACTTCTGTGGTCCCAATGTGATCAATCACTTCTACTGTGACCTGCCACAGCTTTTCCAGCTCTCTTGCTCCAGCACCCAACTCAATGAGCTGCTGCTCTTTGCTGTTGGTTTCATAATGGCAGGTACACCCATGGCTCTCATTGTCACCTCCTATGCTCACGTGGCAGCTGCAGTGCTACGGATCCGCTCAGTGGAGGGCAGGAAGAAGGCCTTCTCCACATGTGGTTCCCATCTCACTGTGGTTGCCATATTCTATGGTTCTGGTGTCTTTAATTACATGCGACTAGGCTCAACCAAGCTTTCAGATAAGGATAAAGCTGTTGGAATTTTTAACACCGTCATCAACCCCATGCTGAACCCAGTCATTTACAGCCTCCGGAACCCTGATGTGCAGGGTGCCCTCTGGCGGGTGATCACAGGGAAGCGGGCACTGACATGA
- the LOC132219282 gene encoding olfactory receptor 3A2-like: MDPEAGTNGTAVTEFILLGLVETEKLQSPVFVLFLFAYLLTVGGNLSILAAILVEPKLHTPMYFFLGNLSVLDVGCITVTVPSMLSRLLSHKRAVPYGACLTQLFFFHQLAGVDCFLLTAMAYDRFLAICRPLTYSTRMSHSVQWILVAVSWACALTNALIHTIALTTLNFCGPNEVNHFYCDLPQLFQLSCSSTQLNELLLFGLGFLMTGAPVVLIITPYIHVTAAVLQIRSVEGRKKAFFTCGSHLTVVCLFYGTGIFNYMRLGTEEASDKDKGVGIFNTVINPMLNPLIYSLRNPDVKGALWWVLVGRRLLN; the protein is encoded by the coding sequence ATGGATCCAGAAGCTGGGACCAATGGGACTGCTGTTACTGAGTTCATTCTACTAGGCCTTGTTGAAACAGAGAAGCTGCAGTCTCCGGTCTTTGTGCTCTTCCTCTTTGCCTACCTGCTCACAGTTGGGGGAAACCTCAGCatcctggctgccatcttggtggAGCCCAAACTCCACacccccatgtacttcttcctgggGAACCTATCAGTTCTAGATGTTGGGTGCATCACAGTCACTGTTCCCTCAATGTTGAGTCGCCTCTTGTCCCACAAGCGTGCAGTTCCTTATGGAGCCTGCCTCACACAGCTTTTCTTCTTCCATCAGTTGGCTGGTGTGGACTGCTTCCTGTTGACAGCCATGGCCTATGACCGGTTCCTGGCCATCTGCCGGCCCCTCACCTACAGCACCCGCATGAGCCATTCAGTCCAGTGGATACTGGTGGCTGtgtcctgggcctgtgccctcaccaATGCACTGATCCACACTATTGCCCTAACTACACTCAACTTCTGTGGTCCCAATGAGGTCAATCACTTCTACTGTGACCTGCCACAGCTCTTCCAGCTTTCTTGCTCCAGCACCCAACTCAATGAGCTGCTGCTCTTTGGTCTGGGTTTCCTTATGACAGGTGCACCTGTGGTTCTCATCATCACCCCCTACATCCACGTGACAGCTGCAGTGCTACAAATCCGCTCAGTGGAGGGCAGGAAGAAAGCCTTCTTCACATGTGGCTCCCATCTCACTGTGGTTTGCCTCTTCTATGGAACTGGTATCTTCAACTACATGCGTCTGGGCACAGAGGAGGCTTCAGACAAGGATAAAGGGGTTGGGATTTTCAACACAGTTATCAACCCCATGCTGAACCCACTCATCTACAGCCTCAGGAACCCTGATGTTAAGGGTGCCCTGTGGTGGGTCCTTGTCGGTAGGCGGTTACTGAACTGA